From the Salipiger sp. CCB-MM3 genome, the window GGGGTGGCTGATCGCATAGACCAGCGAGAGCGTCGCGCCCCAACTGCCACCGAAGACGATGAACTTGTCGATCTCGAGCAACTGGCGAATGAGCTCGATGTCGGCCACGAGGTGCCACGTGGTGTTGTTCTCGACGCTGGCATGCGGCGTGGAGCGCCCGCATCCGCGCTGATCGAACAGCACCACGCGGTAGACATCAGGATCGAAATAGCGGCGCATGGCAGGGCTGCAGCCGCCGCCGGGGCCGCCATGCAGCACGATCACGGGAATCCCTGCCGGATTGCCACATTGCTCTACATAGAGCTTGTGCCCGTCGCCCACGTCGAGCATGCGCTGGTCGAACGGGTCGATCGCGGGATAGAGATGTTGCACTGCGCTCTTTTGGCCCGGGTATTTGTCCATGGAACCTCTATATTGGCTGTTGAGCCCAAAAGGAAACGGGATACCGAAAATATGACCCTGACCGTCGATCCGTCCGAAGTCGCCAAGTTCGAAGCCATGGCGGCAGAATGGTGGGACCCGAACGGAAAGTTCAAGCCGTTGCACATGATGAACCCGGTGCGTCTCGATTATATCACGACGCAGATCGCGGGCGAGTATGATCGCGACCTTTCCGCGCCGCGTCCCTTCGAAGGGCTGCGCATCCTCGACATCGGCTGCGGCGGCGGGCTTCTGTGCGAGCCGATGGCGCGTCTCGGGGCCGAGATCGTCGGCGTGGATGCCGCCGAGCGCAACATTCCGGTGGCGCAGACCCATGCCGAACAGTCGGGGCTGGAGATCGACTATCGCTTCTCCACCGCCGAGGCGCTGGCCGAAGCGGGCGAGCAGTTCGACGTGGTGCTGAACATGGAGGTGGTCGAGCATGTGGCCGATCCGCAGGCCTATCTCGATGCCTGCTGCGCGCTGCTGAAGCCCGGCGGGCTGCACCTGTGCTCGACGATCAACCGCAACGCCAAGAGCTTTGCCATGGCCATCGTCGGTGCCGAATGGGTGATGCGCTGGCTGCCGAAGGGCACGCATGAGTGGAACAAGTTCATCACGCCGGACGAGCTTTACGAATTCATGCGCAAGGCTGGGCTGACGCCGGTGGACCGCAAGGGCTATGTCTTCAACCCGGTGAGCTGGCGCTGGTCGATCTCGGACCGGGACCTGACGGTGAACTACGTCACGGCGGCGCTGAAACCCGAGAGCTGAGGGAAGGCCCGGCGCGGAATCAAGGCGAAGCCGCCGCGCAGCGCCTGCCCGCCCCCTGGGCAGGCGCTTTGATTGCCTTCCTAGCCGTACGACCGTATCAGTCGATGGTGCCATAAATGCCTGCACCACCAATGTAGCAGCGCCTCCCCACGGGCAGGCGCTGCGTGGCTCGTGTTGAACGCTTCCTTACTCCGCCGGGCGCCGTGCGTGGGCCGCAAGTTCGGCCTCGGCTTCGGGGTCGATGTGCAGATCGTCGATCACCACACCGGCCGTCGGATCGCGGTAGACGTCCATGTCGATCTGACCCTCGGTCTTGGCGACAATCGCGGTGACCACCGCGTCGCCGGTGATGTTCACCGCGGTGCGGATCATATCCATCAGACGGTCGACGCCGAGGATCAGCGCGATGCCCTCGATCGGCAGCCCCACCTGCCCCAGCACCATGGTCAGCATCACCATGCCCACGCCGGGCACACCCGCGGTGCCGATGGAGGCCAGAACCGCCATGCCGATCACCGTCAGATAGCCGCCGACGCCAAGGTCGATGCCGTAGACATTGGCCAGAAACACCGTGGCCACGCCCTGCATGATCGCCGTGCCATCCATGTTGATCGTCGCGCCGAAGGGCACGGTGAAGGACGCCACCGAGTTGTTCACCCCCATCCGCTCGGTCACCGCACGCAGGGTGACGGGGATCGTCGCGTTCGACGAGGCGGTGGAGAAGGCGAAGATCTGCGCCGGGCGGATCTTCTTCATGAACATGATGGGATCGAGGCCCGAGAAGACCTTGAGGTAGAGCATCAGCGTCACGAAGAGATGCAGCAGCAGCGCGCCCACCAGAACCGCCACATAGGTGATCACCGGAAGGAAAAGCCCGATGCCCTGCTCGGTGAAGGTTTTCGCGATCAGGCAGAAGACGCCATAGGGCGCAAAGGCCATGACAACCTCGACCACCTTCATCATCAGCTCGTTCATGTATTCGCAGGCATCGACGAACCCTGTCGAACGCTCGCCCAGCATCAGCGCGGCCATGCCCAGAATGATGGTGTAAAAGATGATCTGCAGCATCTCGCCGCTGGCGAAGGCCGCGACCGGGTTGCGCGGCACGATGGCGGCGAAGGTCTCCCAGACCGTTGGGGCGTCCTTGCCGGTCACGCCCGAGGTGTCCACGCCCTCGATGGTAAAGCCGCTGCCCGGTGCCACCACCAGCGCGATGATGATCGCCACCGCGATGGCCGTGCCGGTGGTCAGCAGGTAGAGCCCGAAGGACTTGCCGCCGACGCGGCCAAGAATGCGGATGTCGCCGATCCCGGCCACGCCGCAGATCAGCGAGAAGAACACCAGCGGCACCACCAGCATCTGCAGGGCATTGACGAACATGCGCCCCACCATGCCGAAGAAGCCGCCGACGACGTGCTCGTTGATCCAGCCGATCTGAAGAAGGTTGAGGATGACGCCCAGTGCGAAACCGGCACCCATGCCGATCATCACCTTGGTCGTCAAAGAGAGTTTCTTGCTGGCAGTGCTCATTCCGGCCTCCATATGTCGCTGCTCTATTCTTTCGAATAGGCGGACCCGGAGGCGAAAAATCTGACGCTAGGTTAAGAAAAGGTGAACAGGCACTGCCGGGTCACCCTCAGATTGCATAGTTTTTCGGCGAATTTCCACATAAACCCTGACGCAAGGTCAGCCAGGCGGGTCAGTCGGCCTCGAGCTTGAGGCGCAATTCGCGCAGCACAGGCAGCGCCGCGCGCACTTTGTCGGCCCCCAGATCGCGCACCATTTCCGAGATCACCGGCGCCATGGCCGCCAGCGCCGCCTCGCGGGCGCGATTCCCGGCGGGGCTGATCGAGACCATCTTGCGCCGCGCGTCATCCCAGTCGGGCCTGATGTGCACATAGCCCGCTATCTCGAGCTTGGTGAGCGTGTTGGTCATCGCGCCGCGCGTCACGTGGAAGCTGCGCGCCAACTGCGCCGGGCTGCGTTCCCCCTGCACCCTTGCGAGATGGTTGAGCACCGAGAAATGCGAGATTTCCATGCGGTTCGGCAGCACGCGGGTCAGCCGGTTGCGCAGCAGCTGGTCAGCGGTCAGCAGCTCGCTGAACAGCGAGATGGCGAGGGCGTCGGCGGGCGAGCTCATACCGCCCGCCCCACGCCTG encodes:
- the ubiG gene encoding bifunctional 2-polyprenyl-6-hydroxyphenol methylase/3-demethylubiquinol 3-O-methyltransferase UbiG yields the protein MTLTVDPSEVAKFEAMAAEWWDPNGKFKPLHMMNPVRLDYITTQIAGEYDRDLSAPRPFEGLRILDIGCGGGLLCEPMARLGAEIVGVDAAERNIPVAQTHAEQSGLEIDYRFSTAEALAEAGEQFDVVLNMEVVEHVADPQAYLDACCALLKPGGLHLCSTINRNAKSFAMAIVGAEWVMRWLPKGTHEWNKFITPDELYEFMRKAGLTPVDRKGYVFNPVSWRWSISDRDLTVNYVTAALKPES
- a CDS encoding dicarboxylate/amino acid:cation symporter codes for the protein MSTASKKLSLTTKVMIGMGAGFALGVILNLLQIGWINEHVVGGFFGMVGRMFVNALQMLVVPLVFFSLICGVAGIGDIRILGRVGGKSFGLYLLTTGTAIAVAIIIALVVAPGSGFTIEGVDTSGVTGKDAPTVWETFAAIVPRNPVAAFASGEMLQIIFYTIILGMAALMLGERSTGFVDACEYMNELMMKVVEVVMAFAPYGVFCLIAKTFTEQGIGLFLPVITYVAVLVGALLLHLFVTLMLYLKVFSGLDPIMFMKKIRPAQIFAFSTASSNATIPVTLRAVTERMGVNNSVASFTVPFGATINMDGTAIMQGVATVFLANVYGIDLGVGGYLTVIGMAVLASIGTAGVPGVGMVMLTMVLGQVGLPIEGIALILGVDRLMDMIRTAVNITGDAVVTAIVAKTEGQIDMDVYRDPTAGVVIDDLHIDPEAEAELAAHARRPAE
- a CDS encoding MarR family winged helix-turn-helix transcriptional regulator, encoding MSSPADALAISLFSELLTADQLLRNRLTRVLPNRMEISHFSVLNHLARVQGERSPAQLARSFHVTRGAMTNTLTKLEIAGYVHIRPDWDDARRKMVSISPAGNRAREAALAAMAPVISEMVRDLGADKVRAALPVLRELRLKLEAD